Proteins encoded together in one Streptomyces umbrinus window:
- the kdpB gene encoding potassium-transporting ATPase subunit KdpB, with protein MTTRTEKQEDTVSTTTPTRAPHSDVPTGHKDEGRVGAGLFDPKQLLKSLPDACRKLDPRVMVRSPVMFVVLVGSVLTTVFSFKDPGDWFGWAISAWLWLTVIFANLAEAVAEGRGKAQADTLRRAKTDTVARRLSKDGGSEEQVPGTELRVGDLVVCEAGDIIPGDGDVVEGVASVDESAITGESAPVIRESGGDRSAVTGGTKVLSDRIVIKITTKPGETFIDRMIALVEGAARQKTPNEVALNILLASLTIVFLLAVATLPPFADYAGTHLTMVVLVALLVCLIPTTIGALLSAIGIAGMDRLVQRNVLAMSGRAVEAAGDVSTLLLDKTGTITLGNRQAAEFVPVSGTTDAVLADAAQLSSLADETPEGRSVVVLAKEKYGLRERSQGELSGAEWIAFTAQTRMSGVDVDGRRIRKGAAGSVMAWVRERGGEVSEDADTLANRISEAGGTPLLVAVEDTDGARVLGVIHLKDVVKDGMRERFDELRRMGIKTVMITGDNPLTAKAIADEAGVDDFLAEATPEDKMALIKREQAGGKLVAMTGDGTNDAPALAQADVGVAMNTGTSAAKEAGNMVDLDSNPTKLIEIVEIGKQLLITRGALTTFSIANDVAKYFAIIPALFAAVYPGLDKLNIMQLSSPDSAILSAVVFNALIIIALVPLALRGVQYRPVSADKLLRRNLGIYGLGGLIAPFIGIKIIDLIISLIPGL; from the coding sequence ATGACCACCCGCACAGAGAAGCAAGAGGACACCGTGTCCACGACTACTCCCACTCGGGCGCCGCACAGCGATGTGCCGACCGGTCACAAGGACGAAGGACGCGTCGGCGCGGGTCTGTTCGACCCGAAGCAGTTGCTGAAGTCGCTGCCGGACGCCTGTCGCAAGCTCGACCCGCGGGTGATGGTCAGGTCCCCCGTGATGTTCGTGGTGCTGGTGGGCTCGGTCCTGACGACCGTGTTCTCCTTCAAGGACCCGGGCGACTGGTTCGGCTGGGCCATCAGCGCCTGGCTCTGGCTCACCGTGATCTTCGCCAACCTGGCGGAGGCGGTGGCAGAGGGCCGCGGCAAGGCGCAGGCGGACACCCTGCGCAGGGCCAAGACCGACACCGTCGCGCGACGGCTGTCCAAGGACGGCGGCTCCGAGGAGCAGGTGCCCGGCACCGAACTGCGCGTCGGCGACCTGGTCGTCTGCGAGGCGGGCGACATCATCCCCGGCGACGGTGACGTCGTCGAGGGCGTCGCGTCCGTGGACGAGTCGGCCATCACCGGTGAGTCGGCCCCGGTCATCCGCGAGTCCGGCGGCGACCGGTCCGCGGTCACCGGCGGTACGAAGGTGCTGTCCGACCGCATCGTCATCAAGATCACGACGAAGCCGGGCGAGACCTTCATCGACCGCATGATCGCCCTGGTCGAGGGCGCCGCCCGGCAGAAGACGCCCAACGAGGTCGCGCTGAACATCCTGCTCGCCTCGCTGACGATCGTCTTCCTGCTGGCCGTCGCCACGCTGCCGCCGTTCGCGGACTACGCGGGCACGCACCTCACGATGGTCGTGCTGGTGGCCCTGCTTGTCTGTCTGATCCCGACCACGATCGGCGCGCTGCTCTCCGCGATCGGCATCGCGGGTATGGACCGGCTGGTGCAGCGGAACGTACTCGCCATGTCCGGCAGGGCAGTTGAGGCCGCGGGCGACGTGTCGACCCTCCTCCTCGACAAGACCGGCACCATCACGCTCGGCAACCGCCAGGCCGCCGAGTTCGTGCCGGTGAGCGGCACCACCGACGCCGTTCTGGCCGACGCCGCCCAGCTCTCCTCGCTGGCCGACGAGACGCCCGAGGGCCGCTCCGTCGTCGTCCTGGCGAAGGAGAAGTACGGGCTGCGCGAGCGGAGCCAGGGCGAGCTGTCCGGCGCCGAGTGGATCGCCTTCACCGCCCAGACCCGCATGTCGGGCGTGGACGTCGACGGGCGCAGGATCCGCAAGGGCGCGGCCGGTTCGGTCATGGCCTGGGTCCGGGAGCGGGGCGGCGAGGTGTCCGAGGACGCCGACACCCTGGCCAACCGGATCTCAGAGGCGGGCGGCACTCCGCTGCTCGTGGCGGTCGAAGACACCGATGGCGCCCGGGTGCTGGGCGTCATCCACCTCAAGGACGTGGTCAAGGACGGCATGCGCGAACGGTTCGACGAACTGCGCCGCATGGGCATCAAGACCGTCATGATCACGGGCGACAACCCGCTGACCGCCAAGGCGATCGCGGACGAGGCCGGCGTCGACGACTTCCTTGCCGAGGCCACTCCCGAGGACAAGATGGCCCTCATCAAGCGGGAGCAGGCGGGCGGCAAGCTCGTCGCGATGACCGGCGACGGCACGAACGACGCCCCCGCGCTGGCCCAGGCGGACGTCGGCGTGGCGATGAACACGGGTACGTCGGCCGCCAAGGAGGCCGGCAACATGGTCGACCTCGACTCCAACCCGACCAAGCTCATCGAGATCGTCGAGATCGGCAAGCAACTCCTCATCACCCGGGGCGCGTTGACGACGTTCTCCATCGCCAACGACGTCGCGAAGTACTTCGCGATCATCCCGGCGCTGTTCGCGGCGGTCTACCCGGGCCTGGACAAGCTCAACATCATGCAGCTGTCCTCGCCCGACTCCGCGATCCTGTCCGCGGTCGTCTTCAACGCGCTGATCATCATCGCGCTGGTGCCGCTCGCCCTGCGGGGTGTGCAGTACCGGCCGGTGAGCGCGGACAAGCTGCTGCGGCGCAATCTCGGGATCTACGGCCTGGGCGGGCTGATCGCGCCCTTCATCGGCATCAAGATCATCGACCTGATCATCTCCCTCATCCCCGGGCTGTAA
- a CDS encoding response regulator, which yields MTRVLVVEDDPQLVRALVINLQARKYAVDPAPDGATALRLAATRQPDVVVLDLGLPDMDGVDVIKALRGWTRVPILVLSARRASDEKVAALDAGADDYVTKPFSMDELLARLRAAVRRTETAPLAQETATVTTDDFTIDLLAKKATRAGRDIRLTPTEWHLLEILVTSPGRLITQKHLLQEVWGVSQSNKTNYLRVYMAQLRRKLETDPSHPRYLITEPGMGYRFED from the coding sequence ATGACCCGGGTACTGGTGGTGGAGGACGACCCTCAGCTCGTCCGGGCCCTCGTGATCAACCTGCAGGCCCGCAAGTACGCAGTGGACCCGGCACCCGACGGCGCCACCGCGCTCCGTCTCGCGGCCACGCGCCAGCCCGACGTGGTCGTCCTCGACCTGGGCCTGCCGGACATGGACGGAGTGGACGTCATCAAGGCCCTGCGCGGCTGGACCCGCGTACCGATCCTGGTGCTGTCCGCCCGCCGGGCCTCCGACGAGAAGGTGGCGGCGCTCGACGCGGGCGCCGACGACTACGTCACCAAGCCGTTCAGCATGGACGAACTGCTGGCCCGCCTGCGGGCCGCCGTCCGCCGGACCGAGACCGCCCCGCTCGCCCAGGAGACCGCCACGGTCACGACGGACGACTTCACCATCGACCTGCTGGCGAAGAAGGCCACCCGGGCCGGACGCGACATACGCCTCACGCCGACCGAATGGCATCTGCTGGAGATCCTGGTCACCAGCCCCGGGCGGCTCATCACACAGAAGCACCTGCTCCAGGAGGTGTGGGGCGTCTCCCAGAGCAACAAGACCAACTATCTCCGGGTCTACATGGCGCAACTGCGCCGCAAGTTGGAGACGGACCCCTCCCACCCCCGCTACCTCATCACGGAGCCGGGCATGGGCTACCGCTTCGAAGACTGA
- a CDS encoding purple acid phosphatase family protein — translation MRCCFSAPLAAMSALPSPCEVLRSGALLAPTLLRAAAGALHGSTRKSHAHHPDALTAVHLELVTLTEDRAIITWYTGVPGTNDGLGHMLPAVTEGEVVYGTHPSRLDRSAAEDRPTAHHHVELTDLEPGQTYYYQARSRGTAATPTPLHLIRGNAVGTNRYGLGSSGGPYSFTTPQPPPGRHLLSIALCNDFHIGETTAGLMAGLPLLRGVAQEPGLAPYPEIMTRALVEEARRRGADLLLAAGDISAGGAPRDLAEAKRILDGFGSHGQDYFAVRGNHDRPRHRDAGDAFRAEFLGGTGPAYFARDLGGLRIIGLDTYEKDGNGADAGGLGDEQLSWFRARLKERGDQPTVVFGHHPLTVRDSLFPVSGGQRLGRRQARSILDAYASAPGVFLHHAGHTHRNKRTLLPQAPHVTLQEVSAAKDYPGGFSLLRIHSGGYALNHYKTSSAQAREWGERSRRVAGGLWPHHALGRSVADRNSMTAHDLSGVSPRGLPATASVGARPGPGTAAS, via the coding sequence ATGCGCTGCTGCTTCTCCGCTCCCCTCGCGGCCATGTCGGCCCTGCCCTCTCCCTGTGAAGTCCTACGTTCGGGTGCTCTGCTCGCCCCCACCCTGCTGCGGGCAGCCGCCGGAGCCCTCCACGGGTCCACACGCAAGAGCCACGCCCACCACCCCGACGCCTTGACGGCCGTCCACCTGGAACTGGTCACCCTGACCGAGGACCGCGCCATCATCACCTGGTACACCGGGGTGCCCGGCACCAACGACGGACTGGGCCACATGCTCCCCGCCGTCACGGAGGGTGAGGTCGTCTACGGCACCCACCCCTCCCGGCTGGACCGCAGCGCGGCGGAGGACCGGCCCACGGCGCACCACCATGTCGAGCTCACGGACCTGGAGCCGGGGCAGACGTACTACTACCAGGCCCGCTCGCGGGGCACGGCGGCCACACCCACGCCGCTGCACCTCATCCGCGGCAACGCCGTCGGCACCAACCGCTACGGGCTCGGTTCGAGCGGGGGCCCGTACTCCTTCACCACACCGCAGCCCCCGCCGGGGCGGCATCTGCTGTCGATAGCGCTCTGCAACGACTTCCACATCGGGGAGACCACCGCCGGTCTGATGGCCGGCCTGCCCCTGCTGCGTGGGGTCGCGCAGGAACCGGGGCTCGCGCCGTATCCGGAGATCATGACCCGGGCCCTGGTCGAGGAGGCACGGCGGCGCGGGGCGGATCTGCTGCTGGCCGCCGGGGACATCTCGGCAGGCGGGGCGCCGCGGGACCTGGCGGAGGCCAAGCGGATCCTGGACGGCTTCGGCAGCCACGGACAGGACTACTTCGCCGTACGCGGAAACCACGACCGGCCCCGTCACCGCGACGCCGGAGACGCCTTCCGCGCGGAGTTCCTCGGCGGCACGGGGCCCGCGTACTTCGCCCGCGACCTCGGCGGGTTGCGGATCATCGGGCTCGACACGTACGAGAAGGACGGCAACGGCGCCGACGCCGGCGGGCTCGGTGACGAGCAACTCTCCTGGTTCCGGGCCCGGTTGAAGGAGCGCGGCGATCAGCCCACCGTCGTGTTCGGCCACCATCCGCTGACCGTGCGGGACTCCCTCTTCCCCGTGAGCGGTGGGCAGCGCCTCGGCCGCCGCCAGGCCCGCTCCATCCTCGACGCCTACGCCTCCGCGCCCGGTGTCTTCCTCCACCACGCGGGCCACACCCACCGCAACAAGCGCACCCTCCTGCCGCAGGCACCGCACGTCACGCTGCAGGAGGTCAGTGCCGCCAAGGACTATCCCGGCGGCTTCAGCCTGCTCCGGATCCACTCCGGCGGCTATGCCCTCAACCACTACAAGACCAGCAGTGCGCAGGCCCGTGAATGGGGTGAGCGCAGTCGCCGGGTGGCCGGGGGGCTGTGGCCGCACCACGCCCTGGGCCGCTCGGTCGCCGACCGCAACAGCATGACCGCCCATGATCTGTCCGGCGTCAGCCCTCGGGGCCTTCCGGCCACGGCATCGGTAGGCGCCCGTCCCGGCCCGGGCACCGCCGCCTCATGA
- the kdpA gene encoding potassium-transporting ATPase subunit KdpA, whose amino-acid sequence MSPVLAAVLQMLALIAALALAHRPLGDYMAKVYSSDKHLRVEKWIYKGIGANPNTEMRWPAYLRGVLAFSAVSVLFLYLLQRFQGSLPGSLGFSSIDPDQAFNTAASFVSNTNWQSYYGEQAMGHVVQTGGLAVQNFLSASVGIAVAVALVRGFARSRTGELGNFWSDLVRGTIRILLPISVIAAIVLVACGAIQNFSGIHEVGQFTGGSQQWNGGAVASQEAIKELGTNGGGYFNANSAHPFENPNAFSNLFEIFLILLIPFALTRTFGRMVGSLKQGYAILATMVTIWIGFTALMMWTEFAHHGPAFDIAGGAMEGKETRFGVGASSIFAVATTLTSTGAVDSFHSSFTGLGGGITMLGMQLGEIAPGGTGSGLYGMLIMAIIAVFIAGLMVGRTPEYLGKKIGTREIKFAACYILITPALVLVFTAAAMALPTPGNSMTNSGAHGFSEILYAYTSASNNNGSAFAGLNADTQWFNSTLGLAMLLGRFLPMVFVLALAGSLAEQKPVPATAGTLRTEKPLFTGLLVGAILIITGLTYFPALALGPLAEGLAS is encoded by the coding sequence ATGAGTCCCGTCCTCGCTGCTGTGCTCCAGATGCTCGCTCTGATAGCGGCACTGGCGCTCGCCCATCGCCCCCTCGGCGACTACATGGCCAAGGTCTACTCCTCGGACAAGCACCTGCGCGTCGAGAAGTGGATCTACAAGGGCATCGGCGCCAACCCCAACACGGAGATGCGGTGGCCCGCGTACCTGCGCGGTGTCCTCGCCTTCTCCGCGGTGAGTGTGCTGTTCCTGTACCTGCTGCAGCGCTTCCAGGGCAGCCTGCCCGGCTCGCTCGGCTTCTCCTCGATCGACCCGGACCAGGCGTTCAACACCGCCGCGTCGTTCGTCTCCAACACCAACTGGCAGTCGTACTACGGCGAGCAGGCCATGGGCCACGTCGTACAGACCGGCGGCCTCGCGGTGCAGAACTTCCTGTCCGCCTCGGTCGGTATCGCGGTGGCCGTCGCGCTCGTCCGCGGCTTCGCCCGCTCGCGCACCGGTGAGCTCGGCAACTTCTGGTCCGACCTGGTGCGCGGCACCATCCGCATCCTGCTGCCGATCTCGGTGATCGCCGCGATCGTGCTCGTCGCGTGCGGCGCGATCCAGAATTTCTCCGGCATCCACGAGGTCGGCCAGTTCACGGGCGGATCGCAGCAGTGGAACGGCGGCGCGGTCGCCTCCCAGGAGGCCATCAAGGAGCTGGGCACCAACGGCGGCGGCTACTTCAACGCCAACTCCGCCCACCCCTTCGAGAACCCCAACGCGTTCTCCAACCTCTTCGAGATCTTCCTGATCCTGCTGATCCCGTTCGCGCTCACGCGGACCTTCGGCCGGATGGTCGGCTCGCTCAAGCAGGGCTACGCGATCCTCGCCACGATGGTCACCATCTGGATCGGCTTCACGGCCCTGATGATGTGGACCGAATTCGCCCACCACGGCCCGGCGTTCGACATCGCGGGCGGTGCGATGGAGGGCAAGGAGACCCGCTTCGGAGTCGGTGCCTCGTCGATCTTCGCGGTGGCCACGACGCTGACCTCGACCGGCGCGGTGGACTCGTTCCACTCCTCGTTCACCGGACTCGGCGGCGGCATCACCATGCTCGGCATGCAGCTCGGCGAGATCGCGCCCGGTGGTACCGGCTCCGGCCTCTACGGCATGCTGATCATGGCGATCATCGCGGTGTTCATCGCCGGTCTGATGGTGGGCCGTACGCCCGAGTACCTGGGCAAGAAGATCGGCACCCGCGAGATCAAGTTCGCCGCCTGCTACATCCTCATCACCCCGGCGCTGGTGCTCGTCTTCACCGCCGCGGCGATGGCCCTGCCGACCCCGGGCAACTCGATGACGAACAGCGGGGCGCACGGCTTCTCCGAGATCCTGTACGCCTACACCTCGGCCTCGAACAACAACGGTTCGGCGTTCGCGGGTCTGAACGCGGACACGCAGTGGTTCAACAGCACACTGGGGCTGGCGATGCTGCTCGGCCGCTTCCTGCCGATGGTGTTCGTGCTCGCGCTGGCCGGCTCGCTCGCCGAGCAGAAGCCGGTGCCCGCGACCGCGGGCACGCTGCGCACCGAAAAGCCGCTGTTCACCGGGCTGTTGGTGGGCGCGATTCTCATCATCACCGGTCTGACCTACTTCCCGGCGCTCGCGCTGGGACCGCTGGCCGAGGGGCTGGCGTCATGA
- a CDS encoding RNA polymerase sigma factor yields MPGRDTGHWFTGHGMLHGIRLRGGRAEWYRNRWIRTRKLEGHPYIRGNATVDLTVTPANTHVIRHADTALRRIGDVWDPAAVGAWLRAIVRNASRTRLRDTRETPGLDGLDHLRLRDQETSHPEQLIEQHAMRDWIWDAVDELPPKLRLVRMLRHFSGVTSYQEIADVCEVPVGTVRSRLNQAREKMAQVLLSTANQTHDDAAALTEDSRHEAVETLEASERGQLPQEISELWPADSELVGPLSRPGERTHPVPVMRQTLDFGVRQSLRHVVAGRDITIWEMDVTHHVTDPPPTTSARRPSPGSCSARTEGFRSCG; encoded by the coding sequence CTGCCCGGCCGGGACACGGGCCACTGGTTCACCGGTCACGGCATGCTCCACGGCATCCGGCTGCGGGGCGGACGCGCCGAGTGGTACCGCAACCGGTGGATACGTACACGGAAGCTGGAGGGACATCCGTACATCCGCGGGAACGCCACCGTCGACCTCACCGTGACGCCCGCCAACACCCACGTGATCCGGCACGCCGACACCGCGCTGCGGCGCATCGGCGACGTATGGGATCCGGCGGCCGTGGGAGCGTGGCTGCGCGCGATCGTGCGCAACGCCTCCCGCACGCGCCTGCGCGACACCCGGGAGACGCCCGGCCTGGACGGGCTCGACCACCTGCGGCTTCGCGACCAGGAGACCTCGCACCCGGAGCAGCTCATCGAGCAGCACGCGATGCGGGACTGGATCTGGGACGCGGTGGACGAACTGCCGCCGAAGCTCCGGCTGGTGCGGATGCTGCGGCACTTCAGCGGCGTCACCTCCTACCAGGAGATCGCCGATGTCTGCGAGGTACCGGTCGGCACGGTACGCAGCCGGCTCAACCAGGCCAGGGAGAAGATGGCCCAGGTGCTGCTGTCGACCGCCAACCAGACGCACGACGACGCCGCCGCACTCACCGAGGACAGCCGACACGAGGCCGTGGAGACCCTGGAGGCATCCGAGCGCGGCCAACTCCCCCAGGAGATCTCCGAGTTGTGGCCTGCGGACAGCGAACTGGTGGGTCCGCTCAGCCGGCCGGGAGAACGTACCCATCCTGTCCCTGTCATGCGCCAGACCCTGGACTTCGGGGTGCGCCAGAGCCTGCGCCATGTGGTGGCCGGCCGCGACATCACCATCTGGGAAATGGACGTCACGCACCACGTCACCGACCCGCCGCCGACCACATCTGCCCGCCGACCCTCGCCTGGCTCATGTTCCGCGAGAACAGAAGGGTTCAGAAGCTGCGGCTGA
- a CDS encoding sensor histidine kinase yields the protein MARGKLRIYLGAAPGVGKTYAMLSEAHRRVERGTDCVVAFVEHHNRPRTEVMLHGLEQIPRRELEYRGTVFTEMDVDAVLARHPRVALVDELPHTNIPGSRNTKRWQDVEELLAAGIDVITTVNIQHLESLGDVVESITGVRQQETVPDEVVRRADQIELVDMSPQALRRRMAHGNIYKPDKVDAALSNYFRPGNLTALRELALLWVADRVDEYLTEYRNEHRVSKIWGSRERIVVGLTGGPEGRTLIRRAARLAEKGAGGEVLAVYIARSDGLTSASPKELAVQRTLVEDLGGTFHHVIGEDIPTALLDFARGVNATQIVLGVSRRKGWQYVFGPGVGATVARESGPDLDVHLITHDEAGKGRGLPVARSARLGRSRVIWGWLVGVGGPALLTLLLTGVTPSVGLANDMLLFLTLTVAAALLGGLFPALASAVVGSLLLNWFFTPPVHTLTIADPKNIVAIAIFVGVAVSVASVVDLAARRTHQAARLRAESEILSVLAGSVLRGETSLEALLERVRETFGMESVALLERDSDVDPWTCAGSVGPRPCQSPEHADVDMPVGDHMALALSGRVLPAEDRRVLAAFAAQAAVVLDRQRLQSQADQSRALAEGNRIRTALLAAVSHDLRTPLAGIKAAVSSLRSEDVAWSEEDQAELLEGIEEGADRLDNLVGNLLDMSRLQTGTVTPLIREIDLDEVVPMALGGVPEDSVELDIPETLPMVAVDPGLLERSVANLVENAVKYSPAEERVLVSASAMADRVEVRVVDRGPGVPDMAKDRIFEPFQRYGDAPRGSGVGLGLAVARGFAEAMSGTLTAEDTPGGGLTMVLTLPAAPGAHSIRPDLPATATS from the coding sequence ATGGCACGCGGCAAGCTTCGGATCTACCTCGGTGCGGCGCCCGGCGTCGGCAAGACGTACGCGATGCTCTCCGAGGCGCACCGCCGTGTCGAGCGGGGCACCGACTGCGTGGTCGCGTTCGTGGAGCACCACAACCGGCCGCGTACGGAGGTGATGCTGCACGGTCTGGAGCAGATACCCCGCAGGGAACTGGAGTACCGGGGCACGGTCTTCACCGAGATGGACGTGGACGCGGTGCTCGCCCGGCACCCACGGGTGGCCCTCGTCGACGAGCTGCCCCACACGAACATCCCCGGCTCGCGCAACACCAAGCGCTGGCAGGATGTCGAGGAACTCCTCGCGGCCGGCATCGACGTGATCACGACGGTCAACATCCAGCACCTGGAGTCGCTGGGCGACGTCGTCGAGTCCATCACCGGCGTACGGCAGCAGGAGACCGTGCCGGACGAGGTCGTACGGCGGGCCGACCAGATCGAGCTGGTCGACATGTCTCCGCAAGCCCTGCGCCGCCGGATGGCGCACGGCAACATCTACAAGCCGGACAAGGTCGACGCGGCACTGTCCAACTACTTCCGCCCCGGAAACCTCACCGCCCTGCGCGAGCTGGCGCTGCTGTGGGTTGCCGACCGCGTCGACGAATACCTGACCGAGTACCGCAACGAGCACCGGGTCTCGAAGATCTGGGGCTCCCGCGAGCGGATCGTCGTCGGCCTGACCGGCGGACCGGAGGGCCGTACGCTGATCCGCCGAGCCGCCCGGCTGGCGGAGAAGGGTGCCGGCGGCGAGGTACTGGCCGTCTACATCGCCCGCAGCGACGGCCTGACCTCCGCCTCCCCGAAGGAACTCGCCGTCCAGCGCACCCTCGTGGAGGACCTGGGCGGCACCTTCCACCACGTCATAGGGGAGGACATACCGACGGCGCTCCTGGACTTCGCGCGCGGGGTGAACGCCACGCAGATAGTTCTCGGGGTGTCCCGCCGCAAGGGATGGCAGTACGTCTTCGGACCCGGCGTCGGAGCCACGGTGGCCCGGGAGTCGGGGCCCGACCTCGATGTCCACCTGATCACCCACGACGAGGCGGGCAAGGGGCGAGGTCTGCCCGTCGCCCGGAGCGCGCGGCTCGGCCGGTCCCGGGTCATCTGGGGCTGGCTGGTCGGTGTGGGCGGCCCCGCCCTCCTGACACTGCTGCTCACCGGCGTCACGCCTTCGGTCGGCCTGGCCAACGACATGCTGCTGTTCCTGACGCTGACGGTGGCCGCGGCCCTGCTCGGGGGCCTCTTCCCGGCGCTGGCCTCGGCCGTGGTGGGCTCGCTGCTGCTGAACTGGTTCTTCACCCCGCCCGTGCACACCCTGACGATCGCCGACCCCAAGAACATCGTCGCCATCGCCATCTTCGTGGGTGTCGCCGTCTCGGTCGCCTCCGTGGTGGACCTCGCGGCCCGGCGTACGCATCAGGCGGCCCGGCTGCGGGCCGAGTCGGAGATCCTCTCGGTCCTGGCGGGCAGTGTGCTGCGCGGGGAGACCAGCCTGGAGGCGCTGTTGGAGCGGGTCCGGGAGACCTTCGGGATGGAGTCGGTCGCCCTGCTGGAACGGGACAGCGACGTCGATCCGTGGACCTGCGCGGGCAGCGTGGGCCCGCGGCCCTGTCAGAGCCCCGAGCACGCGGACGTCGACATGCCGGTCGGTGACCACATGGCCCTCGCGCTGTCGGGACGGGTGCTGCCGGCGGAGGACCGGCGGGTGCTCGCCGCGTTCGCCGCGCAGGCCGCGGTGGTCCTGGACCGCCAGCGGCTGCAGTCCCAGGCCGACCAGTCACGTGCGCTGGCCGAGGGCAACCGCATCCGCACCGCCCTCCTCGCCGCCGTCAGCCATGATCTGCGCACCCCGCTCGCCGGGATCAAGGCCGCGGTCTCCTCGCTCCGTTCGGAGGACGTGGCCTGGTCCGAGGAGGATCAGGCCGAGCTGCTCGAAGGCATCGAGGAGGGCGCGGACCGGCTGGACAACCTCGTGGGCAACCTGCTCGACATGTCCCGGCTCCAGACCGGCACCGTCACGCCGCTGATCCGCGAGATCGACCTCGACGAGGTCGTCCCGATGGCGCTCGGCGGAGTCCCCGAGGACAGCGTGGAACTGGACATCCCCGAGACGCTGCCGATGGTCGCCGTCGACCCCGGCCTGCTGGAGCGGTCGGTCGCCAACCTCGTCGAGAACGCGGTGAAGTACAGCCCCGCCGAGGAACGGGTCCTGGTGTCGGCGAGTGCCATGGCCGATCGCGTGGAGGTCCGGGTGGTGGACCGCGGCCCGGGCGTCCCGGACATGGCCAAGGACCGCATCTTCGAACCCTTCCAGCGGTACGGCGACGCTCCGCGCGGATCCGGAGTGGGCCTCGGTCTCGCGGTCGCGCGGGGCTTCGCGGAGGCGATGAGCGGCACCCTCACCGCCGAGGACACCCCCGGGGGCGGCCTCACCATGGTCCTCACCCTCCCGGCCGCGCCCGGCGCCCACTCGATCCGCCCCGACCTCCCGGCGACCGCGACCTCCTAG
- a CDS encoding potassium-transporting ATPase subunit C: MNNSVSNTARLLWAGLRALLVLTVVTGIVYPLAITGVAQGLFNDKANGSEITSNGKVVGSSLIGQAYNLPLKKGQETPEPDLKWFQGRPQNGLGTNSVNTQYKLILSGATNRSGDNGAVDGACPKDPAKAEEATLCQWVVAAKDAVIKDNSVNGYTVKSVPPDAVTSSGSGLDPDISPAYADIQVHRVAEKNGLSVAQVQKLVDDHTDGRTLGFIGEPTVNVLQLNIALKELVAKS, translated from the coding sequence ATGAACAACTCGGTATCCAACACTGCTCGGTTGCTCTGGGCCGGCCTGCGCGCGCTTCTCGTCCTGACGGTGGTGACGGGCATCGTCTACCCGCTGGCCATCACCGGCGTCGCCCAGGGCCTCTTCAACGACAAGGCGAACGGCTCGGAGATCACGTCGAACGGCAAGGTCGTCGGCTCCTCGCTCATCGGCCAGGCGTACAACCTGCCCCTGAAGAAGGGCCAGGAGACGCCGGAGCCGGACCTGAAGTGGTTCCAGGGCCGTCCGCAGAACGGCCTGGGCACCAACAGCGTGAACACCCAGTACAAGCTGATCCTGTCGGGCGCCACCAACCGCTCCGGAGACAACGGCGCGGTCGACGGAGCGTGCCCGAAGGATCCGGCGAAGGCGGAGGAAGCCACCCTCTGCCAGTGGGTCGTCGCCGCCAAGGACGCCGTCATCAAGGACAACTCCGTGAACGGCTACACGGTCAAGAGCGTGCCGCCCGACGCGGTCACCTCCTCCGGCTCAGGACTGGACCCGGACATCTCCCCGGCGTACGCCGACATCCAGGTCCACCGGGTCGCGGAGAAGAACGGGCTGTCCGTCGCCCAGGTCCAGAAGCTGGTCGACGACCACACCGACGGCCGTACGCTCGGCTTCATCGGAGAGCCCACGGTCAACGTCCTCCAACTCAACATCGCGCTCAAGGAACTCGTGGCCAAGAGCTGA